From a region of the Paenibacillus sp. FSL R10-2734 genome:
- a CDS encoding Ger(x)C family spore germination protein produces MKSIRCILVTALLSMLLTGCWGAKEIEHMVYVNTLGVDYVDNKVVVYIQMVNFSGIAKKEAGQSQEQKTFIGKAEGDSFDSAIFNLYATSPQRIVWSNVKTIVFSNAALKKGSVVNQVLDVWDRYYEFRYTVWTMATQEPIEKVLTTPSIADLSVIYSQLNSPMRSYEQSSIIAPLYLYKFIWKWKEKAETVLLPYLEISPDWTGNNEPSPNISMSGICFLHNEHFRGCLKSKDILGIRWLEKKTQRTPLVIKEENTVLAVIVMNKIKSSIHPKMKHGKPVFDIKVSMQGTFPELISNLNKKELELKALKEINNQIKETYLKGLEINADVYGLSGIFYRALPDEWNKLNDKGEIPLDSSSIDNIDIKVNLVSGGISKIE; encoded by the coding sequence ATGAAATCGATCAGATGCATTCTCGTTACCGCTCTACTCTCCATGCTGCTTACAGGTTGTTGGGGAGCAAAGGAAATTGAGCATATGGTCTATGTAAATACATTAGGAGTCGATTATGTAGATAACAAGGTTGTTGTTTATATCCAAATGGTCAACTTTAGTGGTATTGCCAAGAAAGAAGCAGGTCAGAGTCAGGAACAGAAAACTTTCATCGGTAAAGCAGAGGGCGATTCGTTTGATTCAGCGATATTCAATTTGTATGCTACTAGTCCACAAAGAATTGTCTGGAGCAATGTGAAAACCATCGTATTTAGTAATGCAGCACTAAAGAAAGGGAGTGTTGTCAATCAAGTATTAGACGTGTGGGATCGTTATTATGAATTCCGTTATACCGTTTGGACGATGGCGACCCAAGAGCCCATTGAAAAAGTGCTCACTACTCCGTCGATTGCCGATCTATCGGTGATTTATTCGCAGCTTAACAGTCCAATGCGATCCTATGAACAAAGCTCAATTATTGCTCCGCTGTATCTGTATAAGTTTATATGGAAGTGGAAAGAGAAAGCCGAAACGGTACTGTTGCCATATCTTGAAATTTCGCCGGACTGGACCGGTAACAATGAGCCTTCCCCTAACATCAGCATGTCTGGGATTTGTTTTCTGCATAATGAGCATTTTAGGGGCTGCCTGAAATCTAAAGATATTTTAGGGATTCGATGGTTGGAAAAAAAGACGCAAAGAACGCCCCTGGTTATCAAAGAAGAAAATACCGTACTTGCTGTGATCGTCATGAACAAAATTAAATCCTCTATTCATCCAAAGATGAAGCATGGCAAACCTGTTTTCGATATAAAAGTGTCTATGCAAGGCACTTTTCCAGAGTTGATCTCAAACCTTAATAAGAAAGAGCTTGAGCTTAAAGCGTTAAAAGAAATTAATAATCAGATAAAGGAAACTTACTTGAAAGGTTTAGAAATAAATGCTGATGTATATGGGCTCTCAGGTATATTCTATCGCGCGCTTCCGGATGAGTGGAACAAATTGAATGATAAGGGGGAAATACCACTTGATTCAAGCAGCATCGATAACATCGATATCAAGGTAAATTTGGTCAGTGGGGGTATATCTAAAATTGAGTAA